ctaataataatattaatatatatgtgttttacTTATTAAAAGATGAATGTCATTGACTAATTCAAGAGAAAGTCATTACTATTCTCttaagtttgattttatttttaacctTATAATGTTCATGGGCGGAACCACCCATGGCCGAGCCcccccctcaaaaaaaaaattagtagtacatttttttagtagtaatatatatagataaattaagTAAGTTATTCAATAAATATCCCCCTTAACCCAATAAAAAGTTACATAGTATGGGTCCAGGATAATACATTAATAAAAAACATTAATAAAATGAAGACTCAATTGAATAAATAAGCTTAAAAGATGATCCaactaatgatgatgatacatgtCTACATTAGCCCAATAAAAGATTAATCATAAAGAGTCATTTGATAAggtagaaaaaattaaaaaaattagcgGTGCATTTATAAGGTTCCATGATATTGTGGTCTTGCAGAGAAAATGGTAGTCGCGACAAGgtataacttggtgtatccgGTGTATAGACTAATAACAATAGCATTGACTTTTATCTTAATgttgacaaaagaaaaaaacggGAGCAGCAAACCCCTACACAAAGTTTCGCCCTCCTAATATCCGATGTTGGATCTGCCCCTGATAATGTTGGATTTGGGGTTTccgcaattcatttaaaattgtaaagtttacaatttgaatccaaCGATTAAGgaggtgtgtcacatcacaccacatttttgttttttcatttttaaaaattatctgATTTTTTCTCCATCATTAAATGAGAATTGTAGACTTTAGGAAATTCAATTACTATTATTTAATGTCAACAGAAGTGGTGGGTGAACATATGCAATATCAATCAAAACTCACATATATCCAAtctgttcaaattaacttctttagacaaaaagacaaagaaagatGTATAAAGCAACAACACCTTCACTTGTGCTTAGCAACCACAATACATGAATTGATTTATCTAATAAAAAGAATCCATCACCTAAAGCACTTAAATGCTGAAATATACATGTCACCATTCAATGTAGATCTTCATGAGTTATGAGAGCATATCATGAATAATTCATTTTGTTGTCTAAAAAGATTGCAATGTGGGCTTTCTTTCAACTACCTAATTTATGGGCCTAACACTTCAATGCAACATTTAAGAGAAATTTATTGCCAAAGATTTGTACACAAATTATTATAAATCGGATACTCGTACGAGTACAACATAAACGCAATTTAAACAACTCGAAGTGATATTGTCAGTTCTAAACTTAAGTCCGTACGATTTTATCCTTAAAAGGGTGTCATTGATTGGGATGGATTATTTATAAATCACGTCGATGGTTTACACCTAACTGATATGGGATACAAGTCTTAACACTCAATTACACTTGTAGGCTCGGTTATGCTAGGCCAATAAATAAACATGGGTAGAGGTCTTTTAGGATTGAGCATTTGCTCCAATGCCATATTATTAATTGAATACTCGTGAGAGCACCGCATAAATCCAACAATAATGAAGATTAAAATGCAGCAAGGACAGATTGACATGGAAATCATGTGTGGGCCTTCGCTTTCATCTTGTGTTCAATGAATGAAATTGGAGATCCAAATCTAGGTCCATTGTTGGACATATGAACACTACATGACTTGTCTTTTTTTGCCACAACTTTACGGACCAATAAATTTATGGTACTTAACTGAGCGAAAGAAAAAACATGGGCTAAAGCCTTGGCATCGAACTTCCATAAAGAAATTTTAACTCAtacaccaataatattatccATTTTCAATTGTTCGTGTTTGAGGATATATAgagcccgcacggctttgtctCTCCTTAACACAGCTACTAAGGGTCAAAACTCATGGGTCAAAGCCCAAACTCACTTAAGTTAGGAAAAAGCCTTGTTGGTGTAATGAGGGCGGACTTGATCTTGCATAGTGTAAGAATCCCACATCCGAAATTTTCCAATGTGTAACTTAACACACCAAATATTTTCAATACTGGTCGTCAGACCCAGCCCGCTAAGAGGTGCGGCCCGTTTGACACCTATATGTAATATATGTCTATTAAAAATTTGGGACAATTGGGAGTAAGAGCACTTTGgataacttaattgtaaaaaggtcatgaatatttttaaaattgtaaaaaaatacaatttaagggtaatgtgGTCaactgacttaagatattttttaatttcttcctacaatacccttcttcttcttcttcttcttcttcttctccctccaactatctaactctagtgtgtcatctctttctctcattcttctctactaaaagttatctccttctttctctcctcctccttcttcttcttcttcttctggttctcaatttgaatttgttcttcgttgcattcttctccgtttttggccgagtttctcctctcttcatcgccttcttcgtcgttgctcaatctggactgcgtcgagttgctctgcttcgtttttgacagatctggactatgcttcgttgttcaatatgagttgtgcttcatttttttgcagatctggactatgatttgttttttgcagagatgtatcactatagtatcactatagtatcatcagcaccaaaaaaccactaaaatgatacaattaaaccagtatgcatacttcatcttcctaattacttttcctttcttgattttcttttcttggttacctctcttgttcgttttggaaaaacatttacaagtgcagagatgtatcactatagtatcacgaacaccaaaaattcattaaaatgatataattgaacctgtatgcatacttcttcttcctaattacttttcctttcttggttttcttttcttagttTGTACATcgcttgctcgttttggaaaaacatttacagctgcagagatgtatcactatagtatcaccaacaccaaaaatccactaaaatgacataattaaactagaaagacatgtaatgcaatcaaatttacattctaacatttatatcatcattttatgagcaaaagatataaattgaacattaaattggatcttctatttaaaagtatcactattgtatcacaattcgtggagagagaaaatcaaatttgaggttattttggtaaaagattatcccagtgtacttttttaaaaagatgttttagtgattgcacttttttacaattaagtataatctagtgtaccggcttCCAAAAGTCCCATTAAATTTAGTGGGAAAATGTTCATAAGTGTGGAAAAGGCCTGGGCTTTCCACATTTGGGCCTGCGAAGCAGACTTGACAGTTTTCACTGGCCGAATCTTTCAACGAAGTGAAGCCCAAACATAAACCCATCCTCTCTTTTGTTGGGCTTACTTAAGACACTGATTGTTTGGTAGTGTCAAAAAAATGTCTTGGCCAAGGCACAGGTAAGGTAACAATTAGACAAACTTTGTTCCATTATTAGACCATGACTGGGCCCTCAAATCTTTGGGACTGAACCATTTCTTGAACTGGGTTTCGGTTAATAATACATTTGTCATTTGtgttttttctgggttttgatcCAATTTCTCATGATTCGTTGAAACTCAATTGAGAATTGGATGTCTTTTAAGTTGAATGTTTGGTCATTGATCCCAAACAAATGCCATTAAAATTGCAAGAGAGATAGATCTGGATCCAGATTCTAATCCAGTAATCTTTCATTGATTAGAGCAAAGGCcctaaaccaaaccaaaaatTAAGTAATATGCACAAAACACAAGTGAATACCATCTACAGTTTCTCTTACACACcaaaagtgaaaaaagaagaagaaatcaagcAGAGAAGAACCCATCAGTGGCTGCAACACCAATCTGGGTTTTAGGCTCCATCTTGTTGATTTGCTCACtcaatttcttcatcttctgaCCAAAATTAGACACCCAAGAAGTACCAAATCTAATCTCcaattctcctcctcctccttcagcAGCTGCAGCACCACTTGCCTTCCTTGAGTTCTTGATCCTCCTCTCATACTCTTCTGCAACCAACATAGCAATATCAGACATGATCACTTTCTCTCTGGTCTgggtttctttcttcttctgtatTTCTTGAAGCTTTAGTTAGAATATTACTCTAAGATGGATAAGGAAATTCACGTGCATTTATAGTGAATGGCCAACAGGATTGGATAAGGTTGGCAACTAGGTGCTTTGTCTGTGTGTCGATTATTTTATTGATGGTTTTGGACATGTCTCCTTGTTCCAATGGGCACAACTTAAAACAAAGTAAACGTGGGGTGTGTCGAGTGTAAATCCACATCTATTGACAACTGCTAATCATGCAAGTTAAAATTCAATGTCCACGTCACAAATGGCAGGCCTGGTGTGGGGGGATTTTTTACTTAAAATTCAATGTCCCTTTATGGTCCgcacaaatttattttaaaCGGGATGTTCATCTCCCTCACTCGAACCCACGATCTCTTGAAATTGGGAGAATGAGCATCCAAATTATCATAATCCCCCTTATCTTCAATTATGTGGAGAGACTGGTTTTAGGAATTGAATTTGTAATCAATATAGACAGTACTCCTACAACTTTACTATACTATTGAAGCACATAATAATTATGCCACTTTGAATTGTTCTTTCAtctaacaatattattattatagtgTAATTATCATATTATATACTACACAAACTGATCTTGTAAATAAAATAGGGGGATAGGTGAAGGGCATTTTGGACATAGCACCTGCTGCACTTTTAGTACGACGGTGGATGGTCGGTGATCAAAACTACACACCACATTCTATTGTCGGCAGCCCAACCGACCACCGTTTCATACGAATGGTAGTTTCAGATAGTTTTCACTTGCGGCTGTTTCTCTCTTGTCCAATTTACACGTGGCAATAAAATATAAGTCCAACTgtggattttcattttctatatgAAATCTTTCACATGATAGCTTTATTCACATCAAATCTAAAGACATACCTATCTAAATTGATCATCCCtcataaaaatcaattgacggggcgtttttaaaaaaaatcgggatgtgactaaagttacccAATCTTTCACCATGCTGGCCATTGGTTCAACTCTTGTATCTCTGCATAATTTCTAACAATTTAGTAGCCGAGCTGAACTTTGTGAACCAGAATACCACCATGCCACGAACCTTCTCCAACTGTGCGCTTTTGTTAGGGTTGCACCGTTGCGGGGACACAGACTTGCCCTAAAACACCCTAGAATTTACATGGTGTCTTACACCACAATAAATCAAATCTCTTAGCTGAAAGCATTTCAATTCAACTATACCTATACGACATGCAGTAAGTAACATAACATGTCCATAAAATAGTAGGAAGAAGAAGCTCCTTACAGGATAGTAACATTCACAGAGCCAAACAACACAAAGTATCCCTTGTTAGTTATTTATATTATGCCGCTCCGGACTTGGTACAAATAGAGAAGGGGAAGTAGCAATCAAAAATAGTAACTATACATATgattaacataattttttgtaGGTAAATGAGTGCCAATGAACATCTCAGAGATCATGCATCATGCTTTAGTACCTGCATGAGACgattcttctttttccttcttgtaAAAGATAAAAATTCATACCCGATACGGCGATACAGTGGACTGACTCGCCAAAACTGGGAAGCCAATTCCTTTCTACAGTTCGTTAttgctgtgaaaaaaaaatgaaacatagCCGGTCGTAATTATAGAAGGCCCAGCGTTTTTAGCTGCTGAACATGCTCAGCTGAGAGGGGGGGAGGAGACCAATCAGGCCCAGTCATCTCACCATCAACATCTTCCACAACATATTCCTGATTGAACACACAAGTCGAAATTGTAACAAAAAACAAGTCTTGTTATAGTTATAGTCTTATAGAAATGACAAAAACACTGTATAATATGTCAATCCCAGTATAATAAAATGTAGATATGATCTATTGCGACTCACTTTTGTTAGCATCCTTTTCGCAAGAATGTGATAGTGTCGCTGCCAGATTCTTTGTCCAACCATAGTTGCCACCAAAACGCTGTAGAATATGCCTATCACAGTAAATAGTCCCAGCACAACCAAAGCCATTATAAATAATAACGGCAGACCAGCTTCACCAGCTCCACCTAAACAACCACATTCGCTGGCTGCACTTGCACAACTTTCAAAGCACGTGGTACAGTCAGTCCACATACAAAGAGTGCCAGGTAAATGGCAGTCTGCACACATACTGCACGTATGAAAAGCAACTAAATCATATTATGCATTACTTATTTGGACACTCGAAAGAAAGATCACATAGCAAGTTAATGATAAGACATTCCATGGATAAGCCTTCAaacttatatattaatatttgcaATTGAATGCATTTCGCAACGTAAACACTAAATTCAAAACTCGCATATGTACAGTATATCTAAACTCCTGAGAAGCCATGATTAATCAGATCAACTTAATTTCAAATCCAAGGGAAGACCATTCTAACGACAATTCATCATAATGTATGCATAAAGTGCAAAGCAAGTAAAACATAGGCAAAGgagacctttttttttcttacatcaAAAGGACCCGACAAACAATTGCCCATACATCTTGATAAATTGCTTCTTCCATTGCTCGAGaccttctttctcttgtttgTGTCATACCTTACCTACAACAATATTGCATTTCTTTTCTCCTCAAAAGTTCTAACTTTCAACCAATCACcctctttatttttaattagttaattagtcACTCACAATATTATGGTTGTCACATCCATCCAtcacattttattttcaaacttcaaaataaatCATTTCATTCAACCAGTGATGCATGTATTGAACCCCTGAGCATATAGTATCCTGCTTTTGACTTCCCTCTTCCTCCCTCTCTTACACCTGgaaaatacacatatatgtatgcaaCTAGCCATAACTAAAGCATAGAAGACAACATAAA
The window above is part of the Tripterygium wilfordii isolate XIE 37 chromosome 3, ASM1340144v1, whole genome shotgun sequence genome. Proteins encoded here:
- the LOC119995124 gene encoding uncharacterized protein LOC119995124; its protein translation is MSDIAMLVAEEYERRIKNSRKASGAAAAEGGGGELEIRFGTSWVSNFGQKMKKLSEQINKMEPKTQIGVAATDGFFSA